From [Chlorobium] sp. 445:
TTGCATGTTGAACTCGAAGAAAAACTTGCCGAGTTTTTTGGCACCGAAGACTGCATGATTATTAGCACTGGCTATCAAGCTGGACAAGCAATTGTGCCCACTCTGGTGCAAGGACGTGGTGAATACGTAGTTAGCGATAAGGATAATCATGCCTGCATTGTGGTGGCTAACTTGATGGCACGCGGCGCGACAGCAAATGTCGAGCGTTACAAACACAACGATATGGAAGACTTAGAGCGCGTGCTGCAAAAAATTCCGCTTGAAGCTCCTAAACTCATTGCGACAGATGGTGTCTTTTCTGTCTCTGGTGCGATTGTCAATCTGCCTGAAGTTGTGCGTTTAGCCCGCAAATACAACGCACGCGTGATGGTAGATGATGCTCACGCTGTTGGTGTGATTGGCAAAGGTGGTCGTGGCACAGCCTCAGAGTTTGGTTTGGAAAAAGAAGTTGATCTTACTATGGGGACATTTTCGAAAAGTTTTGCTTCGCTTGGTGGATTTATTGTCGGCGAGCGCGCTGTGATTAACTACATCAAACATCAATCACCAGCCTTGATTTTTAGCGCATCACCGACGGCTGCAAGCGTCGCCGCAGCACTCAAAGCCCTTGAAATTATGCAGCAAGAGCCTGAACGTATTGATAGACTTATCAAGAATGCCAGCCGCGTGCGCGAAGGTCTTAAATCTCTTGGATTCCGTTTGATGGATGCACGCACCGCAATTGTCTCTGTTATCATCGGCGATCAAGACAAGACTTTGCTTTTCTGGCGGAAACTCTATGATGCTGGAATTTTCGTTAATGCTTTTGTACGCCCCGGTGTGATGCCCGGTCATGAGATGCTGCGGACAAGTTACATGTCGACACATGAAGAGTGGCAACTCGATAAAATCGTCTCAGAGTTTGGTCGAATTGGCAAAGAACTTGGTATCATCTAAACGCTTAGAGTTTTTCTTTACTCTTCTTTCTTGCTTTTTTGGTCTAAGTATTCTTGCAACTCATTCATCAATTGCTGAACACTCACCAGCAGTTGAATGCGCCGCTGTCTATCAATAGCGGCAGCGGTTTCAGGCATGGCGCCGCGCAAGAGATTATCTTCAAGTGTCGCAAGTTCTGTTGCCATATCGGTCATTTGTGCTACCAGATTATCTACCACTGGGTCTCGGAGCTGGCGAATTTCTTCACGCAGCAAGCGCATAATACATAGCAGATTGACTTCGGTAAGCCGTCGCATCAGGAGTGTTTGTTTATTGCAGTCCGCTGTATTGAAGGCGTTGATGGGACTGGGCGGCGTGGAGGGCAGAATGGTCTTTGGCGCCGAGACGCTGATGATTTGCGTTGCCAGTGCATTTCTGCCACGCTGTGCCAGTTGCTTTGTGTCGCGTAAGGCTTCACGATATTCTGGGCGTTCAGCCTCCACTACAACTTCTGGCGCAGCATAGACATAGAGCGAATCTTCTATGGTGCTTATCTTTCTTAACTTGCGTTTCTTAGGTTGATAGCCCAGTTTTCGTGCTAGGGTTGCATCGGCTAAACCTTCTTCTTTTCGTCCTATTTCAGTTTTGACTACGCCACGCATAAAGTACGCCTCTGCAAATGCCGGTCGCAATCGCAGTGCACGCTCTAAATCACTTAGTGCGCTGTTGAACTGCTTGAGTTTGCGATAGGCTAATGCGCGATGGTAGTAGGCTTCAGCTGTCTCTGCCAGCGAAAGCGATGCTGTGAAATCTTCTACCGCATCAAGCCATTTGTCTAAACTGAGTTTAGCGTAACCACGATAAAAATATGCTGAACTTGACTCTGCAACTTGCTTTAAGACTTCACTAAAATCCTCAATTGCAGCCGCAAATTCTTCAATTGCTAAACGGCTTCTGCCGCGCTGGAAAAAGTAGTCTGCGTTGTTTGCATTCAGAAGAATAGCACGCGTAAAGTCAACATTTGCGCGCGCATATTGCGCCATTTCATGACGAAGCAATCCGCGATAGTAGTATAGCTCCGCTTCGTTTGGAGCAAGTTCAATGGCTTTGGCATAATCTTGCATGGCGGCGGTAGTATCTTGCAAATAAATCCATTGCGTGTAGGCTCTGCCCCAATAAGCACGCCAGTAGGTCGAGTCTTTGTTGATTGCTTTATTAAAATCAATGAGTGCTGCACTGTAGGCTTCATTCGAGAGATGTGCGACACCTGAGGCGTAGAGTTCTTCAGCAGTTTGCGCCAGACTCGGCTGCATGCTTAGCAGCAGCACAAAAAAGAACGATGTAGCCATGCACTGTTTTGGCAGTCTATCACACTTCATAAGCTTCAAAAGTCTCAAATGAAAATGGCGCAACGGAGTGCTGCGCCATTTCAAGTTATCAAAGAAAGCAACTCACTACAAGATGGAGTTTCCGACCAATGCGGAAACGAGGTTGTCGTTATCTGCTGGCACATCTGGTCGACGCAAGCGTTCGTTGAGCGGATAGGTAAAGCGTAGCGGTGCACGTCCGCCGCCATCTGCACGTCGGGGCAAGGTGTTTGTGCGTCGCATATCGTGGTAGGCTTGCCCTTCGAGGAAGAGCGCAATGTATTTCTGACGCAGAATTTCGCGCACGACATCTAACTGCGTGTTGGCACCGCCGTAATTGCCCAAGCCTCCTGCAGCTCTCAACGTATTGAGCAAAGTTACAGCGTCATCAAGGCTACCTGTTCGGGCAAGGCACTCGGCACGAATGAAGGAGGTTTCCAGTGCGCTCATAATTGGGAAATCGGTGCCGATGTTGCCGTATCCTCCGGGTGCGCGATTCAAGAATGCTGCACCGGCTGGAGAACGCTCAGCAGAGTCGCGTTGTGTGTTACCTGTGCGTGCACTAAATCGGTTAGGCACGAGTGCAAAGCCAAAGAATGATCCGCGAGCTGGCGAAGAGGTTGGAGCTTCAAAGAAGCGTGGGATTCGTGTATCATTCTTTCTGTCATCGCCTGTGGCACGTGAGAGTGCATTGGGGCCCGAGATTTCATCACGGTTTTGCAAGATGTCCATAAAGTACTTGTCTGCACGCACGGGGAAGCCTTGCTCATTGGCAAGGAAGGTGCCGAAGAGTGCTTGCTCGTTAGCGTTTGCGGCATTTGCACGCGCTCTGACGCTGGGCACATTGCCTGAAAGCCCTGCATTCGCATTTGTCAAAGCGGCAGCATAATTTTTGACATGCAGGAAATAGCGCGCTTTGAGTGAGCGCGTTGCTGCAATCCAGTTGGCACGGTTCCCACCATAGATGAGGTCTTGCGGCAGTGCTGCGGTTCCAGCACTAAAGCGTGCAAGTGCAGAGTCCAAGTTTGCTTGTGCCTGTGCATAAGCTTCTGCTTGACTGACAAATGGCGGTGGGTCAAAGCGTTTGACAAAATCTCCCGCATCCTCCAAACTTTGAATTGGAATTGAGCCAAAGAGTGCAGCAAGTTCACCAAGCGCCAGTGCCTTGTACCAGAACGCAATCCCCATGTAAGTGTTGCGCAACTCTGCAGGCATGGAGACCGTTGGGGCAAGGCGCAAAATATCGTTGGCTGACTTAATCACCTGAAAGCCTTGTAGCCAAATGAGATTGAATTCTCGTGATGTGGATTCCACATAGTCGTTCCACTGCAAAATTTGTGCGCGTCCATCGGCATTGACAATTTGCCATGTCCAGATCGAGGCAAACATTGCACGGTCACCTGAATAGAAATCCCCACCACCTGAAATAAGTCCAACCGTCAGAGCGTTCAGGCCGTCGATTGTCCCAATCACACCTTCGTTTGGTGCATTGGGCGAGTTATTCAAATTTGGATCAATGGTGCATCCACTTTGCAAGCCAAGCACGATGGCAAGTGCAAAGCCTACAAGGCTAAGTTTGGGAAGCGTTTTGTGTTTGGTCATTGCTGTCTCAAAATTTTGTTGATTTGTGCTTGCCGTCTCTGTTGGAAGAGAAGGACAGGCGGATTTTCTCTTTTGTTTTTGTTGAATTTTAGTAGGTCAGTTGTACGCCAAAGCGCAGCGATCGAACTTGAGCGAACTGGAACCAGTCGATGCCGCGTGCATTTTGGTTGCCGAATGAGTTGACCTCAGGATCATAGCCTGTGTAGCTCTTGAAGAATGTGGCAAGGTTACGCCCAGAGAAGATGAATGAGATTTGGCTGATGCCAAAATTCTTCAAGATGTCCCAATTGTACTGCACCGTCACATCACGTAGGCGCAAGAAACTGCCGTCCTGAATGTGCGGCTCGGCAATGACAAAGCCGCTCAGGAAGCCGCGATATAGCACAGTTTTTTGCACTTGCTGTCCGGGCTGATAGGTTACGCCAAACGCGGTAAGTGGGGTTGTGCGTCTGGGGTCTACAATAATTGGTACGCCTTCAAATTCAGCAGGTTCTTCACGGTCGCGTGTCGGTCCCCATGTGCCAAAGTTGATGAGTCCGCCTTGTGTGCCGTTGAAGACACGATTGCCAAAGACCCCATCGAAGAGGATGCTCACAGAGAGATTCTTGAG
This genomic window contains:
- a CDS encoding 8-amino-7-oxononanoate synthase, producing MESRETTGTTPTDASAGSNGTTARTPQLRDLFQKCYDFTIADEVKAKGLYPYFRPLEENEGPVVMIEGRKIIMAGSNNYLGLTADPRVKEAAKKAIDKYGTSCSGSRYLTGTVKLHVELEEKLAEFFGTEDCMIISTGYQAGQAIVPTLVQGRGEYVVSDKDNHACIVVANLMARGATANVERYKHNDMEDLERVLQKIPLEAPKLIATDGVFSVSGAIVNLPEVVRLARKYNARVMVDDAHAVGVIGKGGRGTASEFGLEKEVDLTMGTFSKSFASLGGFIVGERAVINYIKHQSPALIFSASPTAASVAAALKALEIMQQEPERIDRLIKNASRVREGLKSLGFRLMDARTAIVSVIIGDQDKTLLFWRKLYDAGIFVNAFVRPGVMPGHEMLRTSYMSTHEEWQLDKIVSEFGRIGKELGII